In the Deinococcus carri genome, one interval contains:
- a CDS encoding helix-turn-helix domain-containing protein: MTNTLPLSARLAALEEKAAPLAGMRAAHADTLAHLAHLNTQIAEAEAAFRILVHLTDHVDRVLSSGDLLAEAPVVDAAPAPVDMPTAVDAETPAHDAPPVVQESPPSSPQEQPQVPPSAPPPANPDDDAEDRDDGEEQAPYRSNMDILTEYAQSLAHGEETTAQEAASATGLLPATVKDYLRTLTKRGVLEKVPGTGTTAVGNPARYRRSGTGKAAVVPPPSGDSSALSDTQPSTRAYILVHLREHVGQEFTAVRIAEDLRLDPAAIREHLQALHRLGTLSASPEEEDGTQWFCYPSPVQVPPPPAAQPTLSPIPDRLNLDERSMYDCLRREEAGLTARVLAARLNWSARRTDKILNILAQGGHIGRNGDRWRVIPAELQDEEGAA; this comes from the coding sequence GTGACGAACACCCTTCCCCTGTCCGCCCGGCTCGCCGCCCTAGAAGAGAAGGCAGCCCCACTCGCCGGGATGCGTGCGGCCCACGCGGATACTCTCGCGCACCTCGCCCATCTGAATACGCAGATTGCGGAGGCGGAGGCCGCGTTCCGAATTCTCGTCCACCTGACCGACCACGTGGACCGCGTGCTGTCGAGCGGCGACCTGCTGGCCGAGGCCCCTGTCGTGGACGCCGCGCCTGCCCCGGTGGACATGCCCACGGCAGTTGACGCCGAGACTCCTGCACACGATGCCCCGCCCGTCGTGCAGGAGTCTCCCCCCAGCTCGCCGCAGGAGCAGCCCCAGGTGCCGCCGTCTGCACCCCCTCCCGCCAACCCTGATGACGATGCAGAGGACCGCGACGACGGAGAAGAGCAGGCTCCCTACCGCAGCAACATGGACATCCTGACCGAGTACGCGCAGTCCCTCGCGCACGGCGAAGAAACCACGGCCCAGGAGGCCGCCAGCGCGACCGGCCTGCTGCCTGCCACGGTCAAGGACTACCTACGCACCCTCACCAAGCGGGGCGTGCTGGAGAAGGTGCCTGGCACAGGCACCACCGCTGTCGGTAACCCCGCCCGCTACCGCCGTTCGGGAACCGGGAAGGCGGCTGTCGTACCGCCGCCCTCTGGGGACAGTTCGGCCCTGAGCGATACCCAACCGTCTACCCGTGCCTACATCCTGGTGCACCTGCGCGAACACGTCGGTCAGGAGTTCACAGCCGTCCGCATCGCGGAGGACCTGCGCCTCGACCCGGCAGCCATCCGTGAGCACCTCCAGGCACTCCACCGCCTCGGCACGCTCTCCGCTTCCCCGGAGGAGGAGGACGGTACGCAGTGGTTCTGCTACCCCTCCCCAGTGCAGGTGCCACCCCCGCCTGCGGCCCAACCTACCCTCTCGCCCATTCCTGACCGCCTGAACCTTGACGAGCGCAGCATGTACGACTGCCTGCGCCGCGAGGAGGCGGGCTTGACTGCCCGCGTGCTGGCCGCCCGTCTGAACTGGAGTGCCCGGCGCACCGACAAGATCCTGAACATCCTCGCGCAGGGCGGGCATATCGGCCGCAACGGCGACCGCTGGCGCGTCATCCCCGCCGAACTTCAGGATGAGGAGGGGGCGGCGTGA